From Gemmatimonadota bacterium, the proteins below share one genomic window:
- a CDS encoding zinc-binding alcohol dehydrogenase translates to MTMRKVAAIDGQGGISVIEEPVADPKPGQVQIEVSASMVSPGTELGGVKRRRENPSDAVPRPFGYSNAGVVVAQGAGCEDIPLGTRVACMGGGYAQHATHACVPRNMAVPIPDGVSDEDASSIHLVATALNAVRRGAFQLSEHIAVAGLGLVGQFTCQWARISGCYVMGLDQLPMRLKKAATCGLLRGVNITEEDPVEVSQTFTRGYGIDGGVIAFGGDGTPAFITLSKMIKKAPDTHLMGRIVIVGGARIEHGFASALGNLDVRSAARTGPGYHDEEWEHGADYPSVFMQWTTRRNLEECLRFMDTGHLKVAPLITHRVALDDAPEACEELIRNPNAALGVVFLP, encoded by the coding sequence ATGACAATGCGAAAAGTAGCGGCAATTGACGGTCAAGGCGGAATTTCGGTCATCGAAGAACCGGTTGCAGACCCAAAGCCAGGCCAGGTTCAAATAGAAGTCTCGGCGAGCATGGTCAGTCCCGGCACAGAGTTGGGTGGGGTGAAAAGGCGGCGAGAAAACCCGTCGGATGCCGTACCTCGCCCGTTTGGATATTCCAATGCCGGCGTGGTCGTGGCGCAAGGCGCGGGGTGTGAAGACATACCGCTTGGGACGCGCGTGGCCTGTATGGGGGGCGGATATGCCCAACATGCGACCCATGCCTGTGTGCCGCGCAATATGGCAGTACCCATTCCCGATGGCGTCAGCGATGAAGACGCCTCGTCTATTCATCTCGTTGCAACCGCCTTAAATGCCGTGCGGCGCGGCGCATTCCAACTCAGCGAACACATTGCCGTGGCAGGCCTGGGACTTGTGGGGCAATTTACCTGTCAGTGGGCACGCATTTCGGGATGTTATGTAATGGGCCTGGACCAATTGCCCATGCGTCTTAAAAAAGCCGCTACCTGTGGCTTGCTGCGCGGGGTCAATATCACAGAGGAAGACCCGGTTGAAGTATCGCAAACTTTTACGCGAGGTTATGGTATCGATGGCGGTGTAATTGCCTTTGGTGGTGATGGCACGCCAGCTTTTATCACGCTTAGCAAAATGATTAAAAAAGCACCCGACACGCACTTGATGGGTCGCATTGTCATTGTGGGTGGCGCCCGGATAGAACACGGCTTTGCATCCGCGCTGGGCAATCTGGATGTCCGCAGTGCCGCACGCACAGGACCGGGCTATCACGACGAGGAATGGGAACACGGTGCGGATTATCCCTCCGTTTTTATGCAATGGACAACGAGGCGAAACCTGGAGGAATGCTTACGCTTTATGGATACCGGACACTTAAAAGTAGCTCCCCTCATCACCCATCGGGTTGCATTGGATGACGCACCCGAAGCCTGTGAAGAACTCATTCGGAATCCCAACGCGGCATTGGGTGTCGTATTTTTACCCTAA
- a CDS encoding sugar phosphate isomerase/epimerase: MKIGVTQIILGKLTLDETLQLCRDAGYEALELVFSPEGDPNVDMSDDEVRGVKTRCDDAGIEISSAIARYDNRGNFLSRDPAEREAGMKSLRRAIDVAHLVETDAVLLHPGQLPVDGTYEDAWDDFLVSMKEIAPYAEEKGVAVGIENVWNKFLLNPKEAREFVDAVGNDWVGIYLDTANMMFYGYPEHWIRGLQHRIKRVHFKDFVRQQRNFVPLMDGDTDWAEVMKGLRDIGYDRYVIHEVGGDRDVQIEMAKRMKQIVAM, encoded by the coding sequence ATGAAAATAGGTGTAACGCAAATTATCCTGGGCAAACTGACACTGGATGAAACATTGCAATTGTGCCGCGATGCGGGTTACGAAGCACTCGAACTGGTATTTTCACCAGAAGGCGATCCAAATGTAGATATGAGTGACGACGAGGTCCGCGGTGTCAAAACGCGGTGTGACGATGCGGGCATTGAAATCAGCAGTGCGATTGCCAGATATGATAACCGGGGCAATTTTCTCAGCCGAGACCCGGCAGAGCGCGAAGCCGGCATGAAGAGCTTGCGCCGCGCTATTGACGTGGCGCATCTGGTCGAAACCGACGCGGTATTACTCCATCCAGGCCAACTCCCTGTTGATGGTACCTATGAAGATGCCTGGGATGATTTTCTGGTCTCGATGAAAGAAATTGCCCCTTATGCCGAGGAAAAAGGCGTTGCAGTTGGCATAGAGAATGTGTGGAATAAATTTTTGCTCAACCCGAAAGAAGCGCGCGAGTTTGTCGATGCCGTGGGCAATGATTGGGTCGGAATTTATCTCGACACAGCCAATATGATGTTTTACGGCTATCCAGAGCACTGGATTCGCGGGCTTCAACACCGCATTAAACGGGTACATTTTAAGGACTTTGTTCGTCAGCAACGCAATTTCGTACCGCTGATGGATGGGGATACGGATTGGGCAGAAGTCATGAAAGGATTGCGGGATATTGGCTATGACCGATATGTCATCCACGAAGTAGGTGGCGATCGAGACGTGCAAATTGAGATGGCAAAACGCATGAAACAAATTGTAGCAATGTGA